GTTGATGGGGGTCCGTTTGACTCAGGATCGGAAAATCGGCAATTTGTCACTACTTTCGCGACGACATCTCCTACGGGGGGTAATCAGGTTTTTGTGGGATACGCGGATGGACAGTGGAGGATGGTCGATCCTGGCGGTCGCACGCGGCGTTTGAAGTCGAGTGCCGTTCGGTTCGATAGTGCGATCGAAGAGATTATTCCGACTGTGGTGGGAGGAAAGGCTGCATTCCTCATCACCACGGAGAACGGTGTCTGGCTGCAGAGCCGGCGTTCCGATGATTCGGTCGAATTGGACCCGAGTTCTGCATTCGTGGAGGACGTCAAGCGTGGCAGCCGTCCTTCGGCCGATCTCGTAGTGGGCGACCAACTCGTCCATATCACAGCAGGTCGTGACGCTGTGCTGATCACAGGTCCGGACGGCGGCACACAAACTGTCGGCGACCACCGCGGCGTGAGGGCTATCCACTGTACCTATGTCGACAGTCGGCCGGTGGTGTTCAGCGGTGGTTCGGACGGGCAAGTCCGGGTCTGGGACCTGGTGAAACGCGAACTGTCGGACGTCATCGAAATCGGACGACCGATCTGGAAGATCAGTACTTTGGCTGGCCCTCGGCTGCTAGTCGGTGCCGGCGGGGAACTGCTCCAATTCGCCTATCGTGCGCGGGGGACGGCATGACATCAGTGCTCGGAGTGCACGGGATCGGCAACTTCGGCTACCTACGTAGAGGGGGATCCGTACAGGGCGCTGCTGAATTGCTGTCGGCCGAGTGGGGCGCCCAGCTCGCCGGTGTTCCGTCAGCTGACGACTTCGACGTCACGGTGGCGTTCTATGCTCACTGCCTGCACCGCGGTACCTCGCAGGGGGAGGCCGGCGATCCGTCGGCCTTGGAGCCGGGGGCACAGCAGCTGTTAGTCGACTGGGTAGACCTACTCCGGCCGGGAATGACGAACCCACAAGGCCCTCGGACCGCGCGAGCACGGCAAGCTGCCGAATGGCTGACACGCACTTTCGGTCGTTCCTCACGCGTCTTCGCCATCGCTTTCTGCCGTGAAGTGCACACCTATCTGGCCAGCCCCGGTTCACCCCGTCGTGAGGCCGCCCGGCGGGTGGTCGCGGACGCGATTGCCGAGCACCGGCCCGACGTGATCGTCGCTCACTCGCTCGGCAGCGTGGTCGCTTACGAGGCTCTGTGGGCCCACCCCGAGCACGATGTCGAATTGCTGGTCACCATCGGAAGCCCGCTTGCCATGGCTGGGGTGGTGGCGCCGAGGCTGATCCCGGCAACGGACATCGGAGGTCGTCCACCACGCGTGCGACGCTGGCGCAATGCCGCAGACGTCGGCGACATCATCGCGATTCCGCGTTCTGGTCTTCGGGATCGGTTCGCCGGGGTAGAGGACGACACCGAAGTCGTCATCGGTTCATGGGATTTCCACACGGCCGGTGCGTACCTGCGTACAAAAGAGGTCGTCAACCTAATCCGCAGCGTCTCCGGATAGTTCTCCAGGCTTCGGCAACCGGCGCGATCTTGGCCGTCGAGTAGGAGGGGCACCGCTGGCTCGGTCCCGGCTGGTTGTGATCGGCGAGGTCACCCGTGGGCGCGACGTCAACGACGTCGTCGAGCTGGACGTCGTGCGCGTCGAGTCCTCCGGCTAATCCCGGGCGACCTCAGCGGTGTGCGCGGGGATGTAGCGCTCGCCCCGCACCTGGTCGCTCAGCGGGTCCAGCGCGGCCAGCGCGTCGGCGTCCAGGGTGAGTTGCAGCGCGGCCGCGTTCTGCTCCAGCTCGGCCGGGCTGCGGGTGCCCGGAACGGCCGCCACCGCCACCGCCACCCCGAGCCGCTCGGCCTGGGCGTACACCCAGGCCAGCGCCACCTGGGCCGGGGTGGCACCCAGCCGGTCGGCCACCTCGCGCACGGTCTGCGCGATCTTCTCGTTGGCCTCGCCCGCCTCGCCGGCGAAGCGGGGGTTGGTGCGCCGGAAGTCCTTCTCGCCCAGCGTGGAGCGGTCCAGGGTGCCGGTCAGGAACCCCCGCCCCAGCGGCGAGTACGGCACCAGCCCGACCCCCAGCTCGGCCAGCACCGGGGTGACCGCCTCGACGTCGCGGGTGCAGAGCGAGTACTCGCTCTGCACCGCGGTGATCGGGTGCACCGCGTGCGCCCGGCGCAGCAGCTCGCCGTCGACCTCGGACGGGCCCAGGTGGCGGACCTTGCCCGCCTCGACCAGCTCGGCCATCGCCCCGACGGTCTCCTCGATCTCCACGTCCTGGGGCGGGCGGTGGGCGTAGTACAGGTCGATCACGTCGACGCCCAGCCGCAGCAGCGAGGCGTCGCAGGCACGCAGCACGTAATCGCGGGCACCGCGGATGCGGCGTGCCCGGTCGCCGGTGCTGCGGTCGATGCCGAACTTGGTGGCCAGCTGCACCTGGTCGCGGCGGCCGTTGATGGCCCGGCCCACCAGCACCTCGTTGTGCCCGGTGCCGTAGGCGTCGGCGGTGTTCAGGAACGTGATGCCCAGCTCCAGGGCCAGGTCGATGGTGGCAGGCCCGCCGTCCCAGTCGGCGGCCGCCGCCTGCTCGTCGCGCGTTGCCAGACCCGCCTGATCGCCCACGTCGCCGCCGAGATGGGCATCTCGCGTCAATGCGCATCCAAGCGGATCAACCGCTGGCGCCGCCATGGCGAGACCGGTCTCCTCGACCATCCGAGCGTCCCGCACCACCAGCCCACCGCCACCCCTGCGCAGGTGGTGGCCCGGATCGAGCAGCTGCGCCGGCAACGCAAGTACTCCGCTCGCCGGATCGCGACCGAGCTGGCTGCCGAGGGCATCACCATCTCGGTGCGGACTGTGGGCCGGCACCTGCTGCAGCTGGGCCTGAATCGGCGCCGGTTCCTCGATCCGACCGGCGTCAGTAACCGGGCACCTCGGCGGATCATCGCGCGCTGGCCAGGGCACATGGTCCACCTCGATGTGAAGAAGACCGGTCAGATCCCCGACGGAGGTGGCTGGCGGATCCACGGCAAAGGCAGTGACCAGGACAAACGCGTCGCGCGCGGCAAAACCCGCGGTCAGCGGGCCGCTACTTCTACCTGCACTCCGCCGTCGACGGTTCTCACGCCTGGCCTACACCGAGGCCCCTGTCTGATGAGAAGGCCCGGACCGCGATCGGGTTCGTCGACCGGGCCCGGGCGTTCTTCGCCCGCCACGGCATCACCCACATCTACCGCATCGTCACCGACAACGGCTCCTGCTACCGCGCCAAAGACCACCGTCCTACGCCGAGCCCGCCACCAGCGCATCAACCCCTTACACCCCACGCCACAACGGCAGAGTGGAACGCTACAACCGGATCCTGGCCGAAGAACCAACCAAGCGTTGGAGCAGCACGCTGGCGTGACCTATATCCGACGAGTTGATCGTGCACACACTGTCGGTCGATATTGTCAGGGGTCGACCGCCCTGTAGTGGTTCTGGGGTTCAAGGCCGCTGAACAGCGGAAATCTGAGACAATCGCGTTTATTGCCGGGGTGGGGAGACGGCGGTTGTGCTCATTTCAAGATCAGGTGCAGTTTCCCGTCGCGTCGACATACAACCCATGTGTCCAGGTCGGCGGCGGAGAGCGGTTCCGCCACCGCATCTCAGATCGTTCTTACCGTGGAGGAAACCCGCCGATGACGACAGAGGAGGAGCCGGCAGGCAGTGCCGGTTTGGACCGGCCCGGTCGGCCGCGGCTGCGGAAGATCGTCTCCGGCCTCGCGCCCGATCGTCGGGAAAAGGTCTTCGACCTGCAGGAACTTTTGCTCGCCGTGGTGCCTGATGTGGATGGGGACCGCCCGGAGACGTGGGAAGGTTTCGACGAGTCGGCAGCCCTGGTCGACCACGATGTACGGCTTCTGTGCGCGCTGCAGGCCGAGGGATTCCACGGGACGCTCTGGACCGAGCTCTCCAATCGGCTGGCGCGTTACGGCGTCGCGGTAGTGAAGGCCTGGATCCACAGCGGGGAAATCTACAAAAGGGCGAAGCTGAAACGGCGAGCTGTCGAACGGGCGAGGCCGCCCCTGAACGCGGACGAGGCCATCGCCGTGGCCATGGACACGGTGGCGGAAGGCGTTGAGCTGTTCAAAAAGAAGGGGCTCGAGCAGCACGAATGGAATCCCGCCGGAGGCGCCCGTCTGTCGACCTATTTCATCGGCAGTTGCGTGCTGTGCTTCCCCAACGTCCACCGCGGGCAGTTGACGCAGCGCTCACGCAGCGACCAAGACGTGTTCGTGTCCGACTTCGACCTGGAATTCGGCGCGTCGGCGACGCAGTCGGCCGAAGATGAGGTGGTTGGCATGCTCGGGATCGTCGACACCCTGCGCGGAGGCCGGCGAGGTCGCCGAAGCGGGTATCCCGACGATGTGGTGAATCTCGTCGTGCTCTACCACATGGAGGACTACAAGTCAGCCGAGATCGCCGAGTTGATCAGCTCTGAATCCGCCAAGTACACCTCGAGCACCGTGCGGAAGATCCTGGCCGAGTACCGCAAGCAGGCAGCCAAGGAACGGCGTGAAGGAGATCGGGCATGAGTGACGAGACCATCGCCATGATCGACGCGAAGACGGCCGAGAAGCTGGTCAACCGCTCGTCGGTCGGGACCCGAGGCGTGCGCAGCCTTGCCGCTCGATGCGATTCCATCACTGCGGCTGCGGTGCTCGACCGCGCCGAGGGAGCGACGTCGGCCGCAAGTTCCGTCTCCGATGTTCGCGATTATCGGACTCCGGAGTCATTGCCGCGGCCCAGCGGACGGCTCACCGAGGAGGACCTGGACCCCCTCGTCAAGGGCGCGGGCGACGGCAACCCCGCCGCCATCCACAACCTGCTCCAGATGATCGAGCCGGTCGTGGTGCGGTACTGCCGGGCGCGGATGGGGGGCCGCGACCTCACCTACCTGTCGGCCGACGACGTCGCCCAGGAGGTCTGCGTCGCGGTGTTGAAGGCCCTTCCGGATTATCAGGGCCGCGGGGGCTCCTTCCTCTACCTGGTGCACGCGATCGCGGCCAACAAGGTCGCCGACGCCTACCGCGCCGTCGCCCGCGACCGCTCCGAGCCCGTCCCAGAGCTCCCCGAGCGTCCGCTGGTCGCCGGCAACGAGCCCGAGAGCCACGCGCTGCACCTCGACCTCGGTGCCCGCCTCGGCCGGCTGCTCGCCGCCCTGCCCCGGGTGCAGCAGGAGATCCTGACCCTGCGCATCGCCGTCGGCTTCTCGGCGACCGAAACCGCCGAAGCGCTCGGAATCTCCGCGGGGAACGTGCGCGTGACGCAGCACCGCGCCCTGACCCGGCTGCGCGGGATGATCCGCGCCGAGGAGTTCTGAGCTCATGGAGATGTGGAGTGGCCTCAGGCCTGACTGGCCGGTCATGTCGAAAGGGTCGCCGGGGCGTGTCCTCGCGTCGAAGTGCCGTGGTGAAGTGTGAACCCTCAGCAAGGAGATCAAGTGCTCAACGAACAGCATGGCCAGGGCGGCCGTCGCTTCACCGCCTCAGGTCTCATCGCCGCGCTTCCACGGCCCGGCGGTTCCGTCGGCAGCCCCCTGCCGTGGGGTGACCTGGTTCGTGCGGTGCCATGGCTGTTGATCGTGTTTATCGGGATGATCGCCAAGTGGTCGGTGACCGAAATTACGGGTCTGCTCGGGTTGCTGGTCGGCTGTTCCGCGCTGCCGGGTGGCGGAGCCACGGACACGTCCGGTCTTCGCGGCTGAGACGGAACGGGGTTCACTCGCGAGGCGTGCTCGCTGTAGCGGCGGAACCGGTCTGGTCGCCGCGAAGGGTTCGTCCGGTCCACCCGACGACTTGGCGAGCGGACAGGTTCCGGACGCTCGTTTCGGACCCGACGCATGCTGGTTTCCGAGTGCCGGATCACCGGCGCTGCCGTCAACGTCGAACATACGGAGTGACCGTTGGCGTAGTGACTGACCGGAGGTAAGCCGGGATTGGCCGGTGTCGGATAATGAGAAGGGTGAGCCCTACCAGCGACCAGCAACCGGTCGAGCATCGTGAACCGACGCCCGGCACCGTGCGTCAGCTCTACGGCACGGCCTTCGCTTGTGGAATGCCGGGATGCGAAGCAGGTCTGTACGTCGTCGATACGAACACGGGCGAGCAGGTGCTTAACAGCCATGTCGCCCACATCCACGCCCGCCGCGCAGGTGGACCTCGGTGGGATCCCTCCATGAGCGAGGTGGATAACCGCAGCGCGGAGAACCTTCTTCTCCTTTGCCTCCTGCACGCGTGGCAAATCGACAAAACTCCGGAAGCTTACCCTGCCGACATCCTTCGAAGTTGGAAACGCGCGCAACTGGCCGAGTACGAAGGAGCGCGTAAGGGATGGAGCATCACCGACGCCGATGTGGAGCAGGCTGTCGGCCCACTTGACCTCGACACCGCGATCAAGGCAGTCATTGAGGCGATGCCGTTCAGTTCGCGAATGCGGAGCCGCCCCGAAAATTGGCAACTCGCCGCGCGCCGGGGCCATGCGCGGCGTGTCGCTCGCCTGGCGATCGTGAACGCCGAACGCCGGGAAGACGTCTTGGCGTGGATGGCAGGACTCGACGAGCCTGTCGTCGTCGTCCCGGCCGGTGAGGTCCGCGTGCTGGTCGCTCGCCTTGGTGCCGGGAAGTCCGAGCAGGCAGCGCGTTGGTGGGAGCAGGGGTTACGCAAGGCTGCCGGAGATCCGGAAGTGGACATTCCGCTGTACTTCGCGCCCCGCCAAATTGTTTCGAGCCTGGAACAGGCGGTCATCGACGAGCTTGGTGGCGACCCGGCCGGCACGTGTCGGGTGGTGCTTGACGGCCTGGATAGCGTACCGGGCCGCGAAGCTGACGGCTTACTCGCGGAGGCTCGGCAGCTCGTCGAGGTTTGGAGCGGAGTCAGCGTGCTGGCCACCGCGCGCCCGGGGCTCGATGTGCCCGCCGGTGAGAAGATCGAAGTGGAACCGTGGCCGGTTGAACGCGCGATCGAGTTAGCCGAGGTTGCGCTCGGTGACCGTCTTCCTGCGGATCTCTGGTCGGCCGAGGCAGACGACCTGCTGACCAGCCCGCTCACTGCACTGGCTGTAGCCGCACGCATCGACGCCGGCCGGGACACTCGAGTCTCGCGTGCCCGACTCCTTGCCGATCTGACGCCGATGCTTATCGGAGCCCATCATGTCGATGTGTCCGACGAGACCTGGGCGGACGCGGCTCAGCTCGCGGTGGCCCTTCTGGATCGGCCGGAAGTTGCGACGGCGGCCCTCTTCCGGCCGCTGCCGCGCTTGCGGCGGCTTGTTGCGACCGACCTGGTTGTCCTAGACCAGGGAGAGCTCTCGTTCGCACTGGCGGTTTTCGAGCAGTATTTTGCCGCTGAGGCGATCATCTCGGGTGAGGTAAGAGTCGAGGCAGTGGCTGCGGCGGGATCGTTCCCTCGCTGGCGCTACGCGATTGCTTTCGCGGTGTCGAGCAGCACCCCGCCGGAGCAGGAAGCATTGCTCCTGAAAATGGCGAAAGTCAACCCTTCCGCCGTGTTCTGGATCCTCGATGAGATCGTCAACTCCGACGGACACGAAACCCTCGAAGGGCCCTCCGGTGACGTGATCACGGCCCTTCTCCGGCGACGCGCTCATCCAGGATTCGTCGAGGAACCTGACCTGGAGGTCCGAGCTGGCTTGTGGTTTCGGGAGGCGGAAGAGGCGTTGCTCGTTGGTCTCGGTCCGCTGGCGGGGTCGCTGGTACGGCATCGTGACGGCAAACCGACACAGTGGGGTGTCGGCTTGACGGATGGCTATTTGACCGTCGCCCGGGCGAAAAAAGCTGCCCCACCTCCGGACGTGGCGAAACTGGTCCGGAGGCCGCCACATCTCGCCGAGGGCTGGCATCGGTGGACGCAGTTCCGTTTTCCTACCACAGACTTCGGTCGCTGGACCCGCGCGCAGGAGGAGCTGCGCCGAGGACTCGAGTCCGCAATCACGCGGCGAACGCTGCAGGTGCCTCGCTCTTCGTGGCTGGCCCGTGAACGCAGCTATCTGCTGGCGGCGTTGATACAGGACTTCGGCACCTCGCGACGTGTTCGCCCCGTCCAGCTCGCCGATGTCCGCGGGAAGCTCTACTCCTGGCTA
This window of the Amycolatopsis balhimycina FH 1894 genome carries:
- a CDS encoding aldo/keto reductase; the encoded protein is MTRDAHLGGDVGDQAGLATRDEQAAAADWDGGPATIDLALELGITFLNTADAYGTGHNEVLVGRAINGRRDQVQLATKFGIDRSTGDRARRIRGARDYVLRACDASLLRLGVDVIDLYYAHRPPQDVEIEETVGAMAELVEAGKVRHLGPSEVDGELLRRAHAVHPITAVQSEYSLCTRDVEAVTPVLAELGVGLVPYSPLGRGFLTGTLDRSTLGEKDFRRTNPRFAGEAGEANEKIAQTVREVADRLGATPAQVALAWVYAQAERLGVAVAVAAVPGTRSPAELEQNAAALQLTLDADALAALDPLSDQVRGERYIPAHTAEVARD
- the shbA gene encoding RNA polymerase sigma factor ShbA, translating into MSDETIAMIDAKTAEKLVNRSSVGTRGVRSLAARCDSITAAAVLDRAEGATSAASSVSDVRDYRTPESLPRPSGRLTEEDLDPLVKGAGDGNPAAIHNLLQMIEPVVVRYCRARMGGRDLTYLSADDVAQEVCVAVLKALPDYQGRGGSFLYLVHAIAANKVADAYRAVARDRSEPVPELPERPLVAGNEPESHALHLDLGARLGRLLAALPRVQQEILTLRIAVGFSATETAEALGISAGNVRVTQHRALTRLRGMIRAEEF